In Dysgonomonadaceae bacterium zrk40, one genomic interval encodes:
- a CDS encoding FAD-binding oxidoreductase, which yields MRKINHSKFTPMELRSPESFWLLKNGIPYCYPSLQENIDCDIAVIGSGITGALISHTLHRAGYKTVVIDKRDVANGSTAATTSMLQYEIDVPMHKLAELIGEEGAVTCYREGINAIEILEALLRKEGIDAGFERKKSLQVAHSGKAVADLEKEYLYREAHGFRVDWLSPEEISVRYNMESQPGILSEEGASIDAFRAAHELISRNHAGGMQVFDHTAVKEFQYEPDHVKIITEEGFFIRSKRIVFCTGFETLRMFRKKYADVISTFACVSEQSFNLYPQLKDLLIWDTADPYIYIRTTDDGRLLVGGEDIPFKYNPVSEKMKGKKRDKLIKKLEKLFPSLTFLEDYTWAGAFGVTKDGLPFIGEHPDFPNAIFVLGLGGNGITFSVQGMELVLKILAGEDHPLLHYYRFDR from the coding sequence ATGAGAAAGATCAATCATTCAAAATTCACCCCCATGGAACTGCGTTCACCCGAATCATTCTGGCTCCTGAAAAACGGAATCCCCTATTGCTATCCCTCCCTGCAGGAAAACATTGATTGCGACATCGCCGTAATTGGCAGCGGCATTACCGGCGCACTGATCAGCCATACCCTTCACCGTGCCGGATATAAGACAGTGGTGATCGACAAGCGGGATGTGGCCAACGGAAGCACGGCAGCTACCACATCAATGTTGCAGTACGAGATCGACGTTCCGATGCACAAGTTGGCAGAGTTAATAGGCGAAGAGGGCGCGGTGACCTGTTACAGGGAAGGCATAAACGCCATTGAAATATTGGAAGCGCTGCTCCGGAAAGAGGGAATCGATGCCGGTTTTGAGCGAAAAAAATCGTTGCAGGTGGCACACTCCGGGAAGGCGGTAGCCGATCTGGAAAAGGAGTACCTCTACAGAGAAGCGCATGGCTTCAGGGTTGATTGGCTCAGCCCGGAAGAGATCAGCGTGCGATACAACATGGAGTCTCAACCCGGCATCTTATCCGAAGAGGGAGCATCGATCGATGCGTTTCGTGCAGCACATGAACTGATCAGCCGCAATCATGCCGGAGGAATGCAGGTGTTCGACCATACAGCGGTGAAAGAATTTCAATACGAACCGGATCACGTGAAGATCATCACCGAAGAGGGATTTTTCATTCGCAGCAAGCGGATTGTATTCTGTACCGGCTTCGAGACGCTGCGAATGTTCCGAAAGAAATATGCAGATGTGATCAGCACCTTTGCCTGCGTCAGCGAGCAATCTTTCAACCTCTACCCGCAATTGAAAGATCTGTTGATTTGGGATACTGCCGACCCCTACATCTACATTCGCACAACCGACGATGGTCGCCTGTTGGTGGGGGGTGAAGACATACCCTTCAAATACAACCCGGTGAGTGAGAAGATGAAAGGCAAAAAAAGGGACAAGCTGATCAAAAAGCTGGAGAAGCTCTTCCCCTCTCTCACCTTCCTGGAGGACTACACCTGGGCAGGTGCTTTCGGGGTGACAAAGGATGGGCTGCCCTTCATCGGGGAACATCCCGATTTCCCAAACGCCATCTTTGTGCTGGGGCTTGGGGGCAACGGCATTACCTTCTCGGTGCAAGGGATGGAGCTGGTGCTTAAAATCCTTGCAGGCGAGGATCACCCATTGCTGCACTATTACCGTTTCGACCGATAA
- a CDS encoding TIGR00730 family Rossman fold protein, whose amino-acid sequence MRSEKNSEYNVLVYCASSSLIGPVYTRAASRLGELLAKNGITCVNGAGREGLMGALNDAVLQHGGRVKGIIPRFMSDAGWGHDELTELIVTETIHERKALMAHTADAVVALPGGMGTLEELAEILTWKQLGLTRHPVILLNTDHYYDPLLTFFEKMISERFMRDDSRRMWLVADTPEEVIALLQNYPEWNPAFGKNTRKEL is encoded by the coding sequence ATGCGATCAGAAAAGAATTCGGAATATAACGTTCTGGTCTATTGTGCCTCCAGCAGCCTGATAGGGCCGGTATACACCCGGGCGGCAAGCCGCCTGGGTGAGCTGCTGGCAAAGAACGGGATCACCTGTGTGAACGGTGCCGGCAGAGAGGGATTGATGGGAGCGTTGAATGATGCTGTGCTGCAGCACGGGGGCAGGGTAAAGGGAATCATTCCCCGCTTCATGTCTGATGCAGGGTGGGGACATGATGAGCTCACCGAGCTGATCGTGACGGAGACCATTCACGAACGCAAAGCCCTGATGGCTCACACAGCCGATGCGGTGGTGGCGTTACCCGGTGGGATGGGGACGCTGGAAGAGCTGGCTGAGATCCTGACCTGGAAGCAACTTGGTTTGACCCGGCATCCGGTCATCTTGCTCAACACCGATCATTACTATGATCCGTTGCTCACTTTTTTCGAAAAGATGATTTCGGAACGTTTCATGCGGGATGATTCCCGCAGGATGTGGCTGGTGGCCGATACTCCGGAGGAGGTGATCGCGCTGTTGCAGAATTATCCGGAGTGGAATCCCGCTTTTGGTAAAAATACCCGAAAAGAGTTGTAA
- a CDS encoding methionine adenosyltransferase — translation MNYLFTSESVSEGHPDKVADQISDALLDEFLAHDPSSKVACETLVTTGQVVLAGEVKSQTYVDVAEVARQVIATIGYTKSEYRFEAESCGVFSSIHEQSDDINRGVDAEVQGAGDQGMMFGYATNETESYMPLPIDLSHALMQELANIRKNQPELMPYLRPDAKSQVTVEYSEEGTPLRIDTIVISTQHDEFELPRGNSREAQLEADREMQSRIRSDVKTILIPRVKAQYKGRKDIQQLFEGEITYHVNPTGKFVIGGPHGDTGLTGRKIIVDTYGGKAPHGGGAFSGKDPSKVDRSAAYAARYVAKNMVAAGVADEMLIQLSYAIGVDEPISIFVDTFGKSKVKLSDGEIAKKIRTMFDLKPRAIEERLKLRNPIYFETASYGHMGRTPQVVKKEFKSRYMPDVKTMEVELFTWEKLDCLDAIRKEFGI, via the coding sequence ATGAATTATTTATTTACTTCCGAGTCGGTGTCGGAAGGACATCCTGACAAGGTGGCCGACCAGATCTCCGATGCATTGCTGGATGAATTTCTGGCTCATGATCCCAGTTCAAAAGTTGCCTGTGAGACCCTGGTGACCACCGGGCAGGTGGTGCTTGCCGGTGAGGTGAAGTCGCAGACCTATGTTGATGTGGCCGAGGTGGCGCGTCAGGTGATTGCCACGATTGGTTACACCAAAAGTGAATACCGTTTTGAGGCAGAGTCGTGCGGTGTTTTCTCGAGCATTCACGAGCAGTCGGACGACATCAACCGGGGCGTGGATGCCGAGGTGCAGGGTGCCGGCGATCAGGGGATGATGTTCGGCTATGCCACCAACGAGACCGAGAGTTACATGCCGCTGCCCATCGACCTGAGTCATGCACTGATGCAGGAGCTGGCCAACATCCGCAAGAACCAGCCGGAACTGATGCCTTACCTTCGTCCCGATGCCAAGTCGCAGGTAACGGTGGAGTACAGTGAGGAGGGCACCCCTTTGCGTATTGACACCATCGTGATCTCCACACAACACGACGAGTTCGAGTTGCCTCGTGGCAACAGCCGGGAGGCTCAACTGGAGGCCGACAGGGAGATGCAGTCGCGCATACGGTCGGATGTGAAGACCATTCTGATCCCGCGAGTGAAAGCGCAATACAAGGGGCGTAAAGATATACAGCAGCTGTTTGAGGGAGAGATCACCTATCATGTCAACCCCACCGGAAAGTTCGTGATTGGCGGACCTCATGGCGACACCGGTCTGACCGGTAGAAAAATCATCGTTGACACCTATGGCGGCAAAGCTCCGCACGGCGGAGGTGCCTTCTCCGGCAAAGATCCTTCGAAGGTGGACCGCTCTGCAGCCTATGCCGCGCGCTATGTGGCCAAGAACATGGTGGCAGCGGGTGTTGCAGATGAGATGTTGATTCAGCTCTCCTATGCCATCGGTGTAGATGAACCCATCAGTATCTTCGTTGATACCTTCGGGAAGAGCAAGGTGAAGTTGTCGGACGGGGAGATTGCAAAGAAGATCAGGACAATGTTCGACTTGAAACCCCGTGCCATTGAAGAGCGTCTCAAGCTGCGCAATCCCATCTACTTCGAAACGGCTTCCTACGGCCATATGGGACGTACACCCCAGGTGGTGAAGAAGGAATTCAAATCGCGTTACATGCCTGATGTAAAAACAATGGAGGTGGAGCTGTTTACATGGGAAAAACTGGATTGTCTGGATGCGATCAGAAAAGAATTCGGAATATAA
- a CDS encoding uroporphyrinogen-III synthase has protein sequence MNARKVKKLLISQPKPNSERSPYYDLAEKHHLEIHFYPFIKVERVSLKEFRQQRINILDFTAVIFTARTAVDKFFSICEEMKITIPETMKYFCVSETVALYLQKYIVYRKRKIFFSQTGKIDGLNNAFAKHAKEKFLFPVPEEHNDEVCNFLNEKKINYTKSVMYRTVSNEFEEDEKLDYDMIIFFSPLGIHSLLSNFPDFKQGTMAIGCFGHSTAKTVEEVGLRLDCLAPQPDYPSMAAALDAFLKENHKHHS, from the coding sequence ATGAACGCCCGGAAAGTTAAAAAATTACTGATTTCACAACCCAAGCCCAACAGTGAGAGGTCACCCTATTACGACCTCGCTGAGAAGCATCACCTGGAGATTCACTTTTACCCTTTCATCAAGGTTGAACGAGTCTCGCTGAAGGAGTTTCGTCAACAACGGATCAACATCCTCGATTTCACAGCCGTCATCTTTACGGCCCGTACCGCTGTTGATAAGTTTTTCTCAATTTGTGAGGAGATGAAAATTACCATTCCCGAAACTATGAAGTATTTCTGTGTGTCGGAAACGGTGGCACTCTATCTTCAAAAATACATCGTTTACCGGAAACGAAAAATCTTTTTCAGTCAGACTGGCAAAATTGACGGCCTCAACAATGCTTTTGCCAAACATGCCAAGGAAAAGTTTCTTTTCCCTGTGCCGGAAGAGCACAACGATGAAGTGTGCAACTTCCTCAATGAGAAAAAGATAAACTACACCAAAAGTGTGATGTACCGCACGGTAAGCAATGAGTTCGAGGAAGATGAAAAACTCGATTATGACATGATCATCTTTTTCAGCCCTCTGGGGATTCATTCGTTGCTCTCCAACTTCCCCGACTTCAAACAGGGGACAATGGCCATCGGCTGCTTTGGGCACAGCACTGCCAAAACGGTGGAAGAGGTGGGGCTGCGTCTCGACTGTTTGGCGCCTCAGCCCGATTATCCCTCCATGGCCGCGGCGCTGGATGCATTTCTAAAAGAGAATCACAAGCACCATAGCTGA
- a CDS encoding HAD family phosphatase: protein MKTIRNIVFDFGGVLIDWNPVYLYSELFETEAEMNYFLTHICPYDWNLRQDAGRSIEVATRERQERHPEYEEEIGYYYGRWEEMLGGTIEANVQLVEPLKAKYRVYGLTNWSAETLPLAMQRYDFFSKLDGIVVSGEEKIVKPDPALYRILLDRYQLKAEESLFIDDNAANIVTARELGFQAVHLTPDLDMEGYLREQGIL from the coding sequence ATGAAGACAATCCGAAATATTGTGTTTGATTTTGGCGGGGTGCTGATCGACTGGAACCCCGTCTACCTTTATAGCGAGCTGTTTGAAACAGAAGCGGAGATGAACTATTTCCTGACCCATATCTGCCCCTACGACTGGAACCTCAGGCAGGATGCCGGCCGATCAATAGAGGTGGCTACGCGCGAGCGACAGGAGCGACATCCTGAATATGAGGAAGAAATTGGCTACTATTACGGCCGTTGGGAGGAGATGCTGGGTGGCACCATTGAGGCGAATGTGCAGCTCGTGGAACCGTTAAAAGCAAAATATCGTGTTTACGGCCTCACCAACTGGTCGGCAGAGACGCTGCCGCTGGCGATGCAGCGCTACGACTTTTTTTCAAAACTCGACGGGATCGTGGTTTCGGGTGAAGAGAAAATCGTGAAGCCTGATCCGGCATTGTATCGCATCCTGCTTGACCGCTATCAACTGAAAGCTGAAGAGTCACTCTTCATCGACGACAATGCAGCCAACATCGTAACAGCGCGAGAGTTGGGATTTCAGGCGGTACATCTCACGCCCGATCTGGATATGGAAGGATATCTCAGGGAGCAGGGAATCCTGTAG
- a CDS encoding DUF4271 domain-containing protein, which translates to MRQLTITPDSVPSIPFHILRAEEDSLVSLPMETALGQYEYLPTDSSRLFFVPDSVADAPQQLLVPFMSGDSLPFYSPLQTLFFLIFLLCFLLFAFFYNMEGSSFQDNFRNVFMPGKLATLLRKEQVTITEAWGELFLIFQTMAISTVVIFHALWNHGLSSLVLADQLLVLASIMAIISILAALKVLSYRLIGTFFLSADMKRWVTQYTRMLELIGVVLFLPAVCFVFLPEYKEVLLIVFATIFLVSRMIIIIGLLNIFVKNKIGGFYFFVYLCGTEIAPWFLFYKGALSMVNIAGIIII; encoded by the coding sequence ATGAGACAACTGACAATCACACCCGATAGCGTTCCCTCCATTCCCTTTCACATCCTGAGAGCCGAGGAGGATTCATTGGTGTCGTTACCCATGGAGACCGCTTTGGGTCAGTATGAATATCTGCCTACCGACAGCAGTCGCCTTTTTTTTGTGCCTGACTCGGTTGCCGATGCTCCGCAACAACTCCTTGTCCCCTTCATGAGCGGTGATTCACTGCCATTCTACTCGCCACTCCAAACGCTTTTCTTTCTGATCTTTCTGCTCTGTTTCCTCCTGTTTGCCTTTTTCTACAACATGGAGGGGAGCTCATTTCAGGACAATTTCAGGAATGTGTTTATGCCGGGGAAATTGGCAACCCTCCTTAGAAAGGAGCAGGTAACCATTACGGAGGCATGGGGAGAACTGTTTTTGATCTTTCAGACCATGGCGATCAGTACTGTCGTGATTTTTCATGCCTTGTGGAATCATGGCCTCTCTTCGCTGGTACTTGCCGATCAACTGTTGGTACTCGCATCAATCATGGCCATTATCTCAATTCTTGCAGCTTTGAAGGTGCTTTCATACAGGTTAATCGGGACATTCTTCCTCTCGGCCGACATGAAAAGATGGGTCACTCAGTACACCCGTATGCTGGAGCTTATTGGCGTTGTCCTTTTCCTGCCGGCAGTCTGTTTTGTGTTTCTGCCTGAATACAAGGAGGTGTTGTTGATCGTCTTTGCCACCATCTTTCTGGTCTCCCGAATGATCATAATCATCGGGTTATTAAATATTTTTGTTAAAAATAAAATCGGTGGGTTCTATTTTTTTGTGTATCTTTGCGGCACTGAAATTGCGCCTTGGTTTCTATTCTATAAAGGAGCGCTTTCAATGGTAAATATTGCTGGAATTATTATAATATGA